TGTGCTAAATCTTTTATGGAAATATCCACACCAGTTCCAGCATTTATAATTTCACCATTACTTTCATTTGAATAACCCGCTTTTGCTATAAGGTCTACACAATCCTTTACATATATAAAATCCCTAGTTTGATTACCATTTCCATATATTTTAATATCCTTACCTTTTAATGTATTATATATAAATGATGTAACTACTGCTCCCTCACTATTAAAGCCCTGATATGGACCATATACATTAAATGGTCTTATGATTGTGACTGGTAATTTGTAAGTATAATAAAAAGAAGTAACTATATTTTCAGCAGCTAATTTACTTGCCACAAAAGGTGACAAAGGCTTAGTAGGATGCTGTTCGTCTATACCTTGTTCTTCTGATATTTTATATGCAGATGCAGTGCTTACATAAACTATTTTACAAGGATAGATATTTTCATTTGATTTTATTACCCAAGTCTCTCCATCTAGTTCAGCATCCTCTCCAACCATTTGAATCTTTGCTCTTTGCAAAATATTAAATAATCCTGCTGTTTCATTATAAAAAATAGTTTCTGGACTTTCCATACTATAAATTGGACTAGTAAGAGATGCTAAATGATATACTATATCAAATTTTTCTTCTTCAAATATCCCCTTTAAAAGGTCTCTATCTCTGGCATCTCCATTTATAAATTTAAATTTATCATTGCCTAAAAACTCCTTTATATTAGATATACTTCCACTAATTAAGTTGTCCACTACCGTTACATTGTGTTCATCCCTTAATAGTCTTTCTACTAACCACCTTCCTATGAATCCAGAACCACCAGTTACAAGTAAATTCATTTTACCACCTCTTATCTGATAATTAAGAAAATTCTATATCATTATTCTACCACAATATATTAACAATTAACAGATTTATTATTTTTTTTACTTGGATTAACAGTTTTGCTTAACTGCTTAACCGTCCCTTTACTTTTACTTTCAGATTTGTCTTAACTTTTGCTTAACCGTCCCCTCTTATCCCCTCTTAATTAGCTTAATTTAACTATTGGACTTAACTATTTTGCTTAACCGTCCCTCTAAACTAAAAAAACCCCCTTTTAAAAAGAGAGTTTTTCATTATAACTATATTAAACTATTAAATTTTTTATAGATTCTATATTTCCTTTGGTGTTGTTGTACATGAATTCTGTGTAATTTGTTAATACATCAGTTTTAACTATGTTCATTAAAGAAGTTGCCATATTTATGTCACTTATGACAGATAATGACGATGTGATGTTTAAGTTAGAGTTTGAAGTATTCATTAGAGCATGTTTCAAATTGTTGTAATTTACTCCATTTTCTACTCTTATTTCATTTATCTTTTCCAAAGCATTTTTAGCATAAGAAATCGTATTGCCTGAACTTTCTTGAGTTGATAAGTCTGCATTTTCAAGGCCTAAACTATTTATATCCACATTGTATAGTTTTAATTCCATAGTTGTATATGGTCTATCTTTAGTTTGTATTGTTATACTTCTGTCATCTTTTAAAACTTTTATTTGATTGAATTCTGTATTTTCTACTATGGTATTTATGGATTCTTTTATTGCTTTTAATTCTTCATTAAGAGCTTGTCTATCTTCTTCTGATAAAGTTCCATTGGCTGAATACACAGATATTTCTCTAATTCTATGAAGGTTAGTAGTTATATCATCCAATGCTCCATCTACTACTTGCAAAAGAGATATACCATCTTGTATATTTCTTTCTGCTTGAGAAAGCCCTCTTACCTGTGCTTTAAAACTTTCACTAATAGTTAAGCCTGCTGCATCATCTGCTGCTCTATTAATTCTCTTACCTGTAGATACTTTTTCCACAGTTTTTTCTCTGTTTCCTCTAAATTTATTTAGTTTATTAGATGAAGAAAAAGTATAAATATTATTTATTAGCACTTCTTCACCTCCCATCTTCTAGTTTAAATGCGTCTTCCTTTAAATTTATCGTATATTTTTTAAAAAAATTAAGTTAATTTATGCTTTAATATCTATATTGCTTCCTAAATTAGGATCTACTGAAGTTTTTAGCATATCTATCATATTATCTGCATTTTCTTTCCCATGTTTCATTCCCATTTTCATAAGAGCCAAAGCTGCACTTTCTTTTACATTGGTTTGGCTTAATGCCATAGAAATTCCGCCTATATCCATTTAATTCACCTACTTTCAAAAATTATTTTGGTTATATTTAATTTATTGTATAACTTTTAAAATTGTTTTCTAAATTTGATTTCCACCCATTGACCTTTGGTTCCAAATGCTTTTCTACTATATCAGAACATTTTTCCACATCCCCATCATAAAAATTATGCCTTAACTTTATAAATAAATTTAATATAGCTTCTGTTGAATTCATCTGATTTTTTATTCCTTTTCCCTTGGGTAAAACTTTTAGAGATCTTTTACAAGCTTTCATAGATTCTATTCCTTCTTCTAAGATTTCTAAAATCTCTCTGGTCTTAAATCCATATAGATTTCTTTCTATATAATCTACAGCCTTTATTAAAGTTTTAGAAGTATCAACTAGGTACTTAATAATTTCTATGTGTTCTTCTTCATAGTGGCCCATGGATTTCACCCCCTATGCTTATATATTTATCGTATTAATTTTGCTATTCTTAACTTGTCCTATAATTTAATTTTAAACTTTTTTAAAAATCACTACAAAAAAACATATATTAGACGATATACTATATATAGATACAAAATAATTATGATAATAGGAGTTTTGATTATGAAAAAATTAAGTTTAGAAACCCTTATCGATAGTGTAGAAGATATGCCAATCCTTCCAGCAAGGATAAATAAAATATTACAACTTACAGAAGACCCCGATTCTACTGTACAAGATGTAGAATTAGAAATTTTAAAAGACCAAAGCTTAACAACCAAAGTTCTAAGACTAGCAAATTCTACTTATTATGGCTACGCCAGAAAAATAACAACTGTGTCAGAAGCCACTGTACTCTTAGGATTTCAAGCTATTAAAAGTATAACCCTCGCTTCCGCTGTAAGTCAATTTCTTATAACAGAACTTCCAGGAGGCTATCGTATGGAAAAGTATGACCTTTGGAATCAATCTCAAACCTGTGCAATAATATCAAGGCACATAGCAAAAGAAATTAAGTATCCAAAACCTGATGAAGCATATATAGCAGGACTTTTAAGAGACATTGGTAAAACCATTTTAAATTATTATGTGGCTAAAGAATATGAAAACATTTTAAATAAAGTAGAAAATGAAGGCGTTTCCTTTTTAGACGCTGAAGAAGAAATTTTAGGATTTAATCATGGTGATGTGGGCTCAAAAGTAGCTGAAAAATGGAACTTCCCAAAAGAATTAGTAGAAAGTATCCAATATCATCACACTCCAGAAAAAAGTCAAGCTAATAATAGTAAACTAGTTTCAATCGTTCACATAGCAGATGCTATAACAATGATGATGGGGGTAGGATTAGGTACTGATGGACTTGCCTATAACTTCTCAGAATTTGCCCTTAAAACTTTGAATCTTTCACAACAAGATATAGAAAAGTTTTTTGCAAGCTCTATGGACTTTTTGTATGATGAGGAGAGTTTTAATATTTAGTATTTAGGGACGGTTAAGCCTTATATTGATAGAAACTATATAAAATTTATCTTTTATATAGTTTCTATTTTTTTGTTTATTTCTATTTTATTCAATTTATTAGCCTTATAATTTAATTTTATGCTTTTTATGGTATTTATTATTATATTTTCGATGCTTGTCCATATTAATCATAAACATACTAATAAAACCTTATATTCTAGATAAAATAAAAGGCTTAAATATGTATAAATTATTTTTTAACCTAATTTTAGTTAAATTGTGAAAATATTATGTACAAGCTAGCGCTTTGGAGTCTCTATGTTCCGAAATAAACTTATTTATTATGTTTTTATATTTGTCTTCTGTCGATATAAGTTCAACTCCAATAGAACAAAGTCTTGATACTGTTGATTGAGCAATGTTTCCTAAGACTTTACATATATCCTTGCATCTATAATTGCAAAGACTTCTCATTAGCAGCGAAGCTAGCGCTTTTACAATTTTTGAATTTTTATTGTTTTTTACATGACACATTATTTTGTCTATTCCTGTTTCTTTTTCAATAAATTTTAGTATTTCATCAGGCTCAAAGTCTCTTACTATTATCGTTCTATCACTCCTGTATTCCGTTTCCTCATCTTGAAATTCTAGTTCATTTTTTATTTTTTCATCATCACATATGTAAACTAATTTAGCATAGTTTTCTCTGGCTTCTTTTACATTATTACTAAAATACTGCATTATAAATGCTTCATCTAAAAGACCTGTAGCATCTTTTTCAAGACCTAAGTATACTTTCAAACTTGAGTATTTATACTTTTCTGGGCATTTTTCATATCCTGTTATGTCTAACACATTGTTATGAATGTAGGCAGACAATGTAATAAGATATCTTTGTGTATCCACTATTTTACTTTTGAATCTGTCTTGAAATAAAGGTCCCCTTCTTTTATTAATTTTATTAAAATTTATTGCATAACTAAAATTTAGTCCATGCATTATTTTTGATATATCTGCACCATTAGAATCTATTATAAAATGTCCATGATTTGTCATTAAGCAATATGCATAAACTTTAAAACCATATTGTTTTTGATATTCTCTCATTTTATTTAAATATCTAATTTTATCTTCATGTTTCTCAAATAGGGGTACCTCCGTTATACTTCTTATCATTACATGATATATAGCATCTTCTGATTTTTGTCTTCTTGTTCTTGGCAATAAAAACACCTCATTTCATATTTTGTATTTTAATTATTAACATGAAATGAGGTATTTATTCAATTTTCTGTTAGTTTAATTTAACTAATTTGCTTAACCGTCCCTTTTTAGGCTTTAAATTAGATAATTTAGTTTAATTAACCTTACTTAACCGTCCCATCTTGCTATATCAAATTGAATAATTTAAATTAACCGTCCCCTTTTTTCATAATTTTATAGACATTTAATTATTTATAAATTACAATATTATAGAATATATTTTATGTTGTATTGGAGGGCTTATTTGATATGTCAAGAAAATTAATCCATAATTATAGAATATTGATATTTTACTTTTCATCCTTTGTCCTGTTTGGTCTTTTAATGGACAGTCCTAAAAATATTTTTTTAGGATTATATCACATAATAGTGCAACCTGATCTGCTTATAACTGATTATTTTGAAATAGCAGGTATTGGTGCTCCATTTGTGAACTCAGGTCTACTAACTCTTATCTTTATAGCAATACTTATAAAGTTAAAACTGAAACCTACTGGTGCTATATCAGCTGCATTATTCACCATAGCTGGTTTCTCATTTTTTGGAAAAAATCTCTTAAATGTATGGCCAATTTTTTTCGGTACTTGGCTTTACTCTAAACATCAAAAAGAACCTTTTTTTAATTACATATTAATGGCGTTGTTTGGTACCACATTATCCCCAGCAGTAAGTTATATTTCATTTTCTGGCTATTTTATTTTATGGCAAGGAATTTTCTTAGGTATACTTTCTGGTATATTATTAGGATTTGTTCTTCCTTCAATAGCTGCTTATTGTATAAAGCTACATGATGGATTTAATCTATATAATGCAGGCTTTGCAGGAGGACTACTAGGTACGCTATATATGTCTATACTTAGATCTTTTGGAATTAATTTCCCACAAAGAACGCTATGGTCTACTAAATATACTCATACCATCCTTATTTTTTTATGTTTCATATTTGTTTCAATGATCGTATTAGGTTACTTTTTAAATGGTAATAAATTAACTAATTTAGGGAAACTATATGAACAACCTGGTAAAGCGGTGTCTGATTATCAAATTTTATTTGGCGAAGGTGTTTCATTAATAAACATGGGTCTTTTAGGCTTGTTCTTTACAATTTATGTTATAATTATAAAAGGTGCCTTAAATGGTCCTACCTTAGCAGGTATATTTACTATAGTTGGTTTTGGTGCCTTTGGTAAACATTTAAGGAATACAATTCCTGTAGCATTAGGTACCATAATTGCATCTATAATAAATATATGGCCTATTAATTCTCCCGGAATGCTCTTAGCTACATTATTTAGTACTACTCTAGCCCCCATAAGTGGTGTTTATGGCCCATTTTATGGGATCTTAGCAGGATTCTTTCATGCATCTCTGGTAATGAATATTGGATATTTACATGGAGGTATAAATTTATATAATAATGGATTTTCTGGAGGATTAGTAGCAATCTTGTTATTACCAATCATAGATATATTTAGAAAGGAAGTATAAAGTGAAAAAATACAACGAAAGAATTATAAGAATAGCAAGTGAACTCATGGGTTTTTCTTATAAACTAAACTCAAATAAATTTGACATAACCGTAGAATCTCTAGAAGATAAAACAGTTATAGACTTTAAGGTATATAATGCTACTATTACTGAAAAAAAATTAAAAGAAATAGAAGATCTTTTATCTTCTCCAAGACTTCATGAAATAGAGGAATATTACTGGAACTTATCCGGTAATGATATAATTAATACAGAATTAGATTTAGTAGGCATGATGGTAGATGAATCAATAGTTAACTATGATAAAGAAAATCATATCCTATATATAAAATTGATAAGGTTATTTTAATTAAAGGGGACGGTTAAGCAATATTTGTTTAAAATATTGCTTAACCGTCCCCTTCTTTCCCTTTTTTGTCCTATTCTTTCAAATATTTATTTATCTTCTTATTTAAAGTATATATTCTTATATTTGATTTTAACTTTGCTATAAACAATCCCTCATCTAGTGGTTTTAAAATAAAATCATCTGCTCCAGCATTTAAGATACTAGATAGGGTTTTAGTATTATCTAAAGAAGTAATAGCAATTATAGTAGCTTTTATATTGTTTCTTCTAATTTGTCTTATAACGTTTTTACCATATTCATTTTGCAATACAAGATCCACTAAATAAATATCATATTTTTTACCACTATCCATTAACTCTCTACCTGTTTTATAAAAATCCAACTTTTCTATTCCATATTTTTTTAAGATATCTTTAGCTATAACATACTCTAAAGAGCTATCTTCTACTATAGCAATTTTTGCTTCCCTTAAATTCCTCATATGTTCATCATCTTCTAATACAGCTTCTACATGTTTAGATATTTCATCTTGCAAATCTTCTTTTAATATATAATCACTTATTCCAAGGTTAAAAAGATTTTTCTTTTTCTCATCTATATTATCCCCAGTTACCACAAATATAGGAATTTCCCTTTTATCACTTGAATTTACATCTTTTATAAAACCCTCTATACTTCCTCCTTTAGCTAAAAGTGACGTTATAATAAGATCTACATCATTATTCTCCAATATATAATGAGCTTCGTTAAAACTATCTGTATTTATGTAGTTATATCCCTGTTCCTCTAACATCATCCTCACCATATTATAGAAAAACTCACTTTGTTCAATATGCAATACCGTGTACATATACCTCTCCCCTTTTAAATAAATACTTTTTAAAAATTTCAACTATTTTAAATTCAATCTATTCTATGCATTACGCAAAAGTTCAATTATTGATTTTGACTGTTGATTTGCTTGAATGAGCATCGCTTGAGCAACTTGCTGAAGAATACTGTGCCTTGCTAGGTTCATCATTTCTTTGGCCATATCTGCATCTCTTATTCTAGATTCTGATGCTATGAGATTTTCCGCAGTGTTCTCAAGATAGTTTATTCTATGCTCTAATACATTTTGACTAGCTCCTAAACTAGCCCTTTGAGAAGACACAGAATTTATGGCACCATCTAATATTTTAATGGCAGAAGATGCATTTTCATGATTAGAAATATCTAAATTTTCATCAATATTTAAAGCCTCAGCCCTCATGTCTTTTATATCAATTAAATAATTTTGACCTTTATTGGCACCAATTTGGAGAGTTACTTTAGATGAATTGCCCGAATCACCATTTAATAGTTTTTTAGTATTAAATTCTGTATCATTCCCTATTCTATTTATTTCTTTAATCAATTCAGTAAATTCCTGTTGAAGTGCATCCCTATCTTCTTTAGCATTTGTATCGTTGGCAGCTTGAACAGCTAATTCCCTCATCCTTTGTAAAATTGAATGTGTCTCATTTAAAGCACCCTCTGCTGTTTGAATTAGAGATATTCCATCCTGTGTATTTCTGGATGCCTGTTGCAACCCTCTTATCTGAGCTCTCATTTTTTCTGATATAGCAAGCCCTGCCGCATCATCTGCAGCTCTATTTATTCTAAGACCTGAAGAAAGCCTTTCCATAGCCCTTCCAACCATATTATTATGCCAAGCCATATTTCTATAGGCAACCATTGCATTTATATTATGATTTATTATCATCTTTACTATATCACCTCCTAAAATTAGCTTAAATTGATTAACTAAATTGCTTAACCGTCCCCTTAGTTTTTTCTATT
This window of the Clostridium cochlearium genome carries:
- a CDS encoding YjfB family protein, with the protein product MDIGGISMALSQTNVKESAALALMKMGMKHGKENADNMIDMLKTSVDPNLGSNIDIKA
- a CDS encoding GDP-mannose 4,6-dehydratase — encoded protein: MNLLVTGGSGFIGRWLVERLLRDEHNVTVVDNLISGSISNIKEFLGNDKFKFINGDARDRDLLKGIFEEEKFDIVYHLASLTSPIYSMESPETIFYNETAGLFNILQRAKIQMVGEDAELDGETWVIKSNENIYPCKIVYVSTASAYKISEEQGIDEQHPTKPLSPFVASKLAAENIVTSFYYTYKLPVTIIRPFNVYGPYQGFNSEGAVVTSFIYNTLKGKDIKIYGNGNQTRDFIYVKDCVDLIAKAGYSNESNGEIINAGTGVDISIKDLAQLISKDRVPIKYVKHNSPLTEIMRSKCNYIKAKELLNWEPKYNIEQGLKETEEWMIKKKLLKDKRDG
- a CDS encoding flagellin; its protein translation is MIINHNINAMVAYRNMAWHNNMVGRAMERLSSGLRINRAADDAAGLAISEKMRAQIRGLQQASRNTQDGISLIQTAEGALNETHSILQRMRELAVQAANDTNAKEDRDALQQEFTELIKEINRIGNDTEFNTKKLLNGDSGNSSKVTLQIGANKGQNYLIDIKDMRAEALNIDENLDISNHENASSAIKILDGAINSVSSQRASLGASQNVLEHRINYLENTAENLIASESRIRDADMAKEMMNLARHSILQQVAQAMLIQANQQSKSIIELLRNA
- a CDS encoding DUF1576 domain-containing protein is translated as MSRKLIHNYRILIFYFSSFVLFGLLMDSPKNIFLGLYHIIVQPDLLITDYFEIAGIGAPFVNSGLLTLIFIAILIKLKLKPTGAISAALFTIAGFSFFGKNLLNVWPIFFGTWLYSKHQKEPFFNYILMALFGTTLSPAVSYISFSGYFILWQGIFLGILSGILLGFVLPSIAAYCIKLHDGFNLYNAGFAGGLLGTLYMSILRSFGINFPQRTLWSTKYTHTILIFLCFIFVSMIVLGYFLNGNKLTNLGKLYEQPGKAVSDYQILFGEGVSLINMGLLGLFFTIYVIIIKGALNGPTLAGIFTIVGFGAFGKHLRNTIPVALGTIIASIINIWPINSPGMLLATLFSTTLAPISGVYGPFYGILAGFFHASLVMNIGYLHGGINLYNNGFSGGLVAILLLPIIDIFRKEV
- a CDS encoding HDOD domain-containing protein; amino-acid sequence: MKKLSLETLIDSVEDMPILPARINKILQLTEDPDSTVQDVELEILKDQSLTTKVLRLANSTYYGYARKITTVSEATVLLGFQAIKSITLASAVSQFLITELPGGYRMEKYDLWNQSQTCAIISRHIAKEIKYPKPDEAYIAGLLRDIGKTILNYYVAKEYENILNKVENEGVSFLDAEEEILGFNHGDVGSKVAEKWNFPKELVESIQYHHTPEKSQANNSKLVSIVHIADAITMMMGVGLGTDGLAYNFSEFALKTLNLSQQDIEKFFASSMDFLYDEESFNI
- a CDS encoding transposase, encoding MFLLPRTRRQKSEDAIYHVMIRSITEVPLFEKHEDKIRYLNKMREYQKQYGFKVYAYCLMTNHGHFIIDSNGADISKIMHGLNFSYAINFNKINKRRGPLFQDRFKSKIVDTQRYLITLSAYIHNNVLDITGYEKCPEKYKYSSLKVYLGLEKDATGLLDEAFIMQYFSNNVKEARENYAKLVYICDDEKIKNELEFQDEETEYRSDRTIIVRDFEPDEILKFIEKETGIDKIMCHVKNNKNSKIVKALASLLMRSLCNYRCKDICKVLGNIAQSTVSRLCSIGVELISTEDKYKNIINKFISEHRDSKALACT
- a CDS encoding flagellin; its protein translation is MLINNIYTFSSSNKLNKFRGNREKTVEKVSTGKRINRAADDAAGLTISESFKAQVRGLSQAERNIQDGISLLQVVDGALDDITTNLHRIREISVYSANGTLSEEDRQALNEELKAIKESINTIVENTEFNQIKVLKDDRSITIQTKDRPYTTMELKLYNVDINSLGLENADLSTQESSGNTISYAKNALEKINEIRVENGVNYNNLKHALMNTSNSNLNITSSLSVISDINMATSLMNIVKTDVLTNYTEFMYNNTKGNIESIKNLIV
- a CDS encoding response regulator, with the translated sequence MYTVLHIEQSEFFYNMVRMMLEEQGYNYINTDSFNEAHYILENNDVDLIITSLLAKGGSIEGFIKDVNSSDKREIPIFVVTGDNIDEKKKNLFNLGISDYILKEDLQDEISKHVEAVLEDDEHMRNLREAKIAIVEDSSLEYVIAKDILKKYGIEKLDFYKTGRELMDSGKKYDIYLVDLVLQNEYGKNVIRQIRRNNIKATIIAITSLDNTKTLSSILNAGADDFILKPLDEGLFIAKLKSNIRIYTLNKKINKYLKE